Proteins from one Pongo abelii isolate AG06213 chromosome 19, NHGRI_mPonAbe1-v2.0_pri, whole genome shotgun sequence genomic window:
- the LOC129056811 gene encoding putative TBC1 domain family member 29 produces MSQPKTMWHLGSSGGPEHLCSSHLDKEGLCTQGSSFSWLLRMLNVGICLGLTLRLWDMHLLEGEQMLMPITSTAFKVQRSLYEETNKEAWGPATPRRAPGTGRARPICESLHSSLQVLTASESSRGPSLLHGPPRVPGQQALSQGDKGISVSDP; encoded by the exons ATGTCACAACCCAAGACCATGTGGCATCTG GGTAGCTCAGGGGGCCCTGAGCACCTCTGTTCCTCCCATCTGGACAAGGAAGGTCTATGCACACAGGGTTCCTCATTCAGCTGGCTTCTCAGGATGCTGAATGTTGGG ATCTGTCTTGGGCTCACCCTGCGCCTGTGGGACATGCATTTGCTGGAAGGGGAACAGATGTTGATGCCGATAACAAGCACTGCCTTTAAGGTTCAGAGGA GCCTCTATGAAGAAACTAACAAGGAAGCATGGGGACCTGCCACCCCCAGGAGGGCTCCA GGCACTGGAAGAGCCAGACCCATTTGTGAGAGCCTCCACTCCTCCCTGCAAGTGCTGACAGCCTCAGAGAGCAGCAGAGGCCCCTCACTCCTGCACGGTCCTCCAAGGGTGCCAGGACAACAAGCCTTGAGCCAGGGAGACAAGGGAATCAGTGTCTCTGACCCCTAG